CTCTTTCTTCAGCAGCGCGCGCGCCATCGGTGAATCGATGGAGATATAGTCGTTGCGGCCGAAGATCTCGTCGTAGCCGACGATGCGGAAGCGCTTGATCTCGCCGTCGTCGTTCTCCACCTCTACCCAGGCACCGAAGAACACCTTGCCGTCCTGCTGCGGCGAGTAGTCAACGATGCGCAGCTGCTCGAGGCATTTGGTCAGGTAGCGCACCCGGCGGTCGATTTCGCGCAGGCGCTTTTTGTTGTACTGGTAGTCGGCGTTTTCGCTGCGGTCGCCGAGGCTGGCGGCCCAGGTGACTTTTTTGGTCACGTCCGGGCGCTCCTCGCGCCACAGAAAATCCAGCTCCTGCTTCAGCAGGTCGTAGCCTTCACGGGTGATCAGTTTGGTTTTCATGGTTAAGCCGGGGTTGCCTCGGGTAAGGCGCTATTCTGTGATGAAGGGGGGCGGGATGCAAATGACGTAATAGACCGTGCGGTAGGGCGCTGTCAGAAGTGTGCTTACTCTCTGTTTGTGATGGCGAATTCATCCTCTTTGCCCCTTGTCAGGGTGCGCTTGTGAGGGAGGATCGCAAGATAAACCCCTGTTTAATATGCTTTGTAACAATTTCGGCTACAATATAAACCATTATTGACTGTTACATTCAGGCATCTTTTTTAAAAATACCAGCACGGGCAATAGCGCCTTTGGGAGTAACGAAATGCAAGAAAACTACAAAATTCTGGTCGTGGATGACGATATGCGCCTGCGTGCGCTGCTGGAACGTTATCTGACCGAACAGGGCTTCCAGGTGCGCAGCGTCGCCAATGCCGAACAGATGGACCGCCTGCTGACCCGTGAGTCCTTCCACCTGATGGTGCTGGACCTGATGTTACCGGGCGAAGACGGCCTGTCGATCTGCCGCCGTCTGCGCAGCCAGAGCAACCCGATGCCGATCATTATGGTTACGGCGAAAGGGGAAGAAGTTGACCGTATCGTCGGCCTGGAGATCGGTGCCGATGACTACATTCCTAAACCGTTTAACCCGCGTGAGCTGCTGGCCCGTATCCGCGCCGTGCTGCGCCGCCAGGCCAACGAGCTGCCGGGCGCGCCGTCGCAGGAAGAGGCGGTGATCGCCTTCGGCAAGTTTAAGCTGAACCTCGGCACCCGCGAGATGTTCCGTGAAGACGAACCGATGCCGCTGACCAGCGGTGAATTTGCGGTACTGAAGGCGCTGGTCAGCCACCCGCGCGAGCCGCTGTCGCGCGATAAGCTGATGAACCTGGCGCGCGGCCGCGAATACAGCGCCATGGAACGTTCTATCGACGTACAGATCTCCCGCCTGCGCCGCATGGTGGAAGAGGACCCGGCGCACCCGCGCTATATTCAGACCGTCTGGGGCCTGGGCTACGTGTTTGTACCGGACGGCAGTAAAGCATGAGGCGATTCCGCTTCTCTCCCCGCAGTTCATTTGCCCGTACGCTGCTGCTGATCGTGACCCTGCTGTTTGTCAGCCTGGTCACGACCTACCTGGTGGTGCTGAACTTTGCCATTCTGCCCAGCCTGCAGCAGTTCAATAAAGTGCTGGCCTATGAGGTGCGGATGCTGATGACCGATCGGCTGCAGCTGGAAGATGGCACGCAGCTGGAGGTGCCACCGGCCTTCCGCCGTGAGATCTATCGCGAGCTGGGCATTTCGCTGTATACCAATGCGGCGGCGGAAGAGAGCGGACTGCGCTGGGCGCAACACTATGAGTTTCTCAGCCAGCAGATGGCGCAGCAGCTGGGCGGGCCGACCGATGTGCGGGTTGAAGTAAATAAAAACTCGCCGGTGGTGTGGCTGAAAACCTGGCTGTCGCCGGATATCTGGGTGAGGGTACCCTTAACGGAGATCCACCAGGGCGACTTCTCGCCGCTGTTCCGCTATACGCTGGCGATTATGCTGCTGGCGATCGGCGGTGCCTGGCTGTTTATCCGCATCCAGAACCGACCCTTAGTGGAACTGGAGCACGCGGCGGTGCAGGTGGGGAAAGGCATTATTCCGCCGCCGCTGCGCGAGTACGGCGCGTCGGAGGTGCGATCGGTAACCCGCGCATTTAATCAGATGGCCTCCGGCGTGAAGCAGCTGGCCGACGATCGCACGCTGCTGATGGCCGGGGTCAGCCACGATCTGCGCACGCCGCTGACGCGCATTCGCCTGGCGACAGAGATGATGTCCGGGCAGGACGGCTATCTGGCCGAGTCGATCAACAAAGATATCGAAGAGTGCAACGCGATTATCGAGCAGTTTATCGACTACCTGCGCACCGGCCAGGAGATGCAGTTTGAGGTCGCCGATCTGAACGGGGTACTGGGCGAGGTCGTGGCGGCCGAAAGCGGCTATGAACGCGAGATCGAAAGCGCGGTGATGCCGTCGGAACTGATGCTGGATATTAACCCGCTGGCAATCAAGCGCGCTGCGGCCAATATGGTGGTGAACGCTGCGCGCTACGGCAACGGCTGGATCAAGGTGAGTTCGGGGCGTGAGTTGCAGCGGGCGTGGTTCCAGGTGGAGGATGATGGTCCGGGCATTGAGCCGGATCAGCTCAAGCATCTGTTCCAGCCGTTTGTACGCGGTGACAGCGCGCGCAGCACCAGCGGTACCGGCCTTGGTCTCGCTATCGTGCAGCGTATTATCGACGCCCACCAGGGCACGCTGGAGATTGGACGCAGCGACAGGGGCGGCCTGAAAATCCGTGCCTGGCTGCCGCTGCCGCCGGTGAATACCCTGCCGGGCACGCCGGCACCCTGACTGACCGCCTGACCGCCTGACCGCGGTCACAAACGTCCTCAGAGTTTCGGGCCCGCCTTCACCAGCGCGGCACCCGCTGCGGTATCGGTAAATTTTTCAAAGTTGGCGATAAAGCGCTGCGCCAGATCCTGCGCCTTCGTTTGCCACTCCGACCCGTTAGCGTAGCTGTTACGCGGATCCAGCAGCTGACCGTCTACGCCGCTGACCTGCAGTGGCATCGCCAGGTTAAACACCGGCAGCGTTACCGTCTCCGCCTCGTTAAGTTCGCCGCTGAGAATGGCGTTGATGATGTTGCGGGTATCCTGCAGCGAAAACCGTTTACCGCTGCCGTTCCAGCCGGTATTCACCAGCCACGCCTGCGCGCCGGCGGCCTGCATACGTTTTACCAGCACCTCGGCGTACTGCGTCGGGTGCAGGGTGAGGAACGCCGCGCCAAAGCAGGCGGAGAAGGTTGGCGTCGGTTCGGTGACGCCGCGCTCGGTGCCGGCCAGCTTGGCGGTAAAGCCGGACAGAAAGTGGTACTGCGTTTGTGCCGGGGTCAGCCGTGACACCGGCGGCAGCACGCCAAAGGCGTCAGCGGTGAGGAAGATCACGGTTTTCGCGTGACCCGCTTTCGAGACCGGCTTAACGATATTTTCAATATGATTAATCGGGTAAGAAACCCGGGTATTTTCGGTCCTGCTGCCGTCGGCGTAATCCACCGAGCCGTCCGCGCGCACCACTACGTTCTCCAGCAGCGCGTCGCGGCGTATGGCGTGATAAATCTCCGGCTCGGCCTGTGCGGAGAGGTTAATGGTTTTAGCGTAGCAGCCGCCTTCAAAGTTAAACACGCCGTCGTTATCCCAGCCGTGCTCGTCATCGCCAATCAGCTGGCGCTGCGGATCGGTCGAGAGGGTGGTCTTGCCGGTCCCTGAAAGCCCGAAGAATATCGCCACGTCGCCCTGTTTCCCCACGTTGGCCGAGCAGTGCATGGATGCGATCCCCTTCAACGGCAGCAGGGTGTTCATGATCGAGAACAGGCCCTTCTTCATTTCGCCGCCGTACCAGCTGCCGCCGATCAGCTGCATACGCTCGGTCAGGTTAAACGCGACAAAATTTTCCGAGTTCAGCCCCTGCTCCTGCCAGTGCGGATTGGTACATTTTGCGCCGTTCATCACCACGAAGTCCGGGGTAAAACAGGAGAGCGACGCGTCGTCCGGCCGGATAAACATGTTCTTGACGAAGTGCGCCTGCCAGGCAACCTCGGTAATAAAACGCACGCACAGGCGGGTATCCGGGTTAGCGCCGCACCAGGCGTCGACCACAAACAGCCGCTTGCCGGAGAGCTGGCGGCTAACCAGCTCCTTCAGCGCATGCCAGGTCTCCGGCGTCAGCGGCTGGTTATCATTTTTACCGGTGCCCTGGTCGCTCCACCACAGCATGTCGCGGGTGGTCTCGTCACGCACCAGATACTTATCTTTTGGCGAACGGCCGGTAAAGACGCCGGTATCGACGGCAACGGCCCCGGAGTCGGTCACCGTACCGCGCTCGTAACCGGTCAGCCCGGGGCGGGTCTCTTCCTTAAACAGCAGGTCGTAATCGGGGTTATGGATTACCTCAGTCGTGGCGGTAATACCATAAGTAGCAAGCTCCCCGGAAGTCAGGCTGTATACGCTCATAACGGCTCCTTTGGTGGTGTGCTGCAACAACATAAATGGCGTGTTTCTGGATGAATAGCGATTAAATCCGCAGGTTTCGGTCAGGGCAGGATAAAAATCGGCTGGAGAGATCGCGCGCAGTGTACACCTGCTACGAGTAAGGGAAAGGGGTAAAAGGTAAAAGTGAGAGGCCGTACGTTATTCGTCCGTTCGGATTGCAGGATGCCGCAGGAGTCGTGTCAGAAGATGCGGTATTGCGGCGACTCAGGGGAATATGAGCCACTTCCCGGCGCGAGCGGGGCACCTGAACAGCACGACTGCGCAGGAGAAAACAGGGAAAGCCCGGTTGGTAAAATGATTCAGGCCATCGGGGAGTCTGGCAGGATAGAAATAGACCGCCGCTGAAGTCGCCACTACCGGGCCCTCAGTTGAGGGCCCGGTAGTGGCGCGGGCGCAATGCCGCTATAAATCAGTGAACCTGTTGGTCCGCTGCCGCCGACCCGCTGCGGATGGCCGCAATATCCACCGCGTCGAAAACATAGTGGCTGCCGCAGTAGTCACAGTGCATATCAATATTGCCATCTTCCGCCAGGATCTCGTCGACTTCGTGCTGCGGCAGGGTGCTCAGTACATCGGCGCAGCGCTCGCGCGAGCAGGTGCACTTAAAGCAAACCGGCTGCGGATCGTACACCGTCACCTCTTCCTGATGGTAGAGACGCCACAGGACTTCGGTGGCCGGCAGGCCGAGCAGCTCTTCGGTTTTCAGGGTTTCGGTCAGGGTGGCGAGGTGGCTGAAATCGTCCATCTGGCTGTCCTGGGCCGGCAGCACCTGCAGCAGTACGCCGCCCGCGCCCGGCTGGCCGTCGGCCTCACCGGTGTGGATAAACAGCCGGGTTGGCAGCTGCTCGGAGCGCATAAAGTAATCTTCCAGACAGGCGGCCAGCGTGTCGCCTTCCAGACCGACTACGCCCTGATAGCGCTCACCCTCTTTCGGCGAAATGGTGATGATCAGGTAGCCGTTGCCGACCAGCTGTTTCAGGCTGCTGCCGTCGGCGATCTCGCCCTGCACGCGCGCCACGCCGCGCATCTCCTGCTGATTGTTACCGTTAATTACCGCCAGATTCAGCGGGCCGTCACCCTGCAGCTGTACGGTGATATCACCGTCAAACTTCAGCGTGGCGGTCAGCAGGCTGGTGGCCACCAGCAGCTCACCGAGGATCTGCTGCACCGGTTGCGGGTAGTCGTGCCCGGCGGTGATTTCGCGCCAGGTCTGGGAAACGTTGACCAGTTCGCCGCGCACGGCGTGGTTTTCAAACAGGTAACGGTGCATCTGATCTTGCTGGGACATAGCTTATTCTCTCGTTGTGGCGGGCCGGGGTTACTCAGCACCCTCGCCGGAATTTTTAAATTTCATCAGGTCGCGACGCTCTTTTTTATCCGGGCGGCGGTCGGGGTGCGGCATGCTCAGCGCATTCAGCTTACGCGCCAGCGCCACCTTTTCGCGCTTCTCAATGCTCTGCGCGGTTTCCAGGTAGAGCAGCTGGGCGTCGCCAGCCGGGCCGCGTTTGTCGCTGACGGCCTGGATCACTACCGTGCGCTCGTCGTTTCCCTGACGCAGCGTCAGTTCGGCACCGCTCTCTACCAGTTTGCTCGGCTTACCGCGCTGGCCGTTATAGTGAACCTTGCCGCCCTCGATCATTTCGCGGGCGATGGCGCGGGTTTTATAGAAGCGCGCCGCCCACAGCCATTTATCAAGACGGACCCCGTCAGTGGGTTTTTCTTTCATCGTGGCTCCTTGGGAATACCCCTATATGTGGGCACCCTGGGTGCTTTCAAGTCAGCGAAGGGATCGCCGCAGGAGGTATCGGGTCGGTGAAGTCAGATTAGACTTAAAAATAGCACAAACTGTACAGGGCCTGTCACGGGCGGATGGCCTTGATATCGCCCAGCGAGTGGCTGAAGCACTTATCGTAGTACTGCTGGATAGCCAGCAGGCGTTGACGATTGCGCTGAATACGCAGCAGGGCCAGCAGCGTGTTGAGGATAAAACCTGTCAGCAGCACCAGCAACAGCAGGCTGGTGCCCAGATAACGCCACAGAGTCGTGACGTCGGGTTCGCTGTGCAGCACCACGTGTCGGGTGCCGTTGGCATCGGTGGTGATACCGGTGACGATGCCGGAAACGTTGAAAGGCGTATGCAGCATCATGCCGGCCAGCCGCTGCAGCGCCGGCCACTGGTCCGGCGCGTTGTAGTCAAACAGTGATACCGGCGGGGCTGGCTGGCTGACCAGCTGACGACCTTCGTCGCTGATCAGCAAAAAACCGCCCGGCGGCGGGCTGTTCAGCGCCTCGGCAGCCCGGCGCGTTTCGCGATAGAAGAAGGTGGCGGTGGCGGTGTTGACCAGATTTTCCAGTGCGTCGGCGCTGACCGGACGCAGAATCACGTTAGTGCCGTTCAGCGCCCCGGAGTCCGCGCGGCGTACCAGCGTCGGCCAGTCTTTGGCGCTGCCGAGGTTGACCAGCGCGTTTTTCAGCCGGACGCAATCCTGCTCCTGGCTGCACAGCGCCTGAGTTTTCTGCACAATATCCGAAAAGTCATCCAGCAGGATCATCCCGGCCTTCT
This portion of the Erwinia sp. E602 genome encodes:
- the hslO gene encoding Hsp33 family molecular chaperone HslO; translation: MSQQDQMHRYLFENHAVRGELVNVSQTWREITAGHDYPQPVQQILGELLVATSLLTATLKFDGDITVQLQGDGPLNLAVINGNNQQEMRGVARVQGEIADGSSLKQLVGNGYLIITISPKEGERYQGVVGLEGDTLAACLEDYFMRSEQLPTRLFIHTGEADGQPGAGGVLLQVLPAQDSQMDDFSHLATLTETLKTEELLGLPATEVLWRLYHQEEVTVYDPQPVCFKCTCSRERCADVLSTLPQHEVDEILAEDGNIDMHCDYCGSHYVFDAVDIAAIRSGSAAADQQVH
- the pckA gene encoding phosphoenolpyruvate carboxykinase (ATP); protein product: MSVYSLTSGELATYGITATTEVIHNPDYDLLFKEETRPGLTGYERGTVTDSGAVAVDTGVFTGRSPKDKYLVRDETTRDMLWWSDQGTGKNDNQPLTPETWHALKELVSRQLSGKRLFVVDAWCGANPDTRLCVRFITEVAWQAHFVKNMFIRPDDASLSCFTPDFVVMNGAKCTNPHWQEQGLNSENFVAFNLTERMQLIGGSWYGGEMKKGLFSIMNTLLPLKGIASMHCSANVGKQGDVAIFFGLSGTGKTTLSTDPQRQLIGDDEHGWDNDGVFNFEGGCYAKTINLSAQAEPEIYHAIRRDALLENVVVRADGSVDYADGSRTENTRVSYPINHIENIVKPVSKAGHAKTVIFLTADAFGVLPPVSRLTPAQTQYHFLSGFTAKLAGTERGVTEPTPTFSACFGAAFLTLHPTQYAEVLVKRMQAAGAQAWLVNTGWNGSGKRFSLQDTRNIINAILSGELNEAETVTLPVFNLAMPLQVSGVDGQLLDPRNSYANGSEWQTKAQDLAQRFIANFEKFTDTAAGAALVKAGPKL
- the envZ gene encoding two-component system sensor histidine kinase EnvZ, with product MRRFRFSPRSSFARTLLLIVTLLFVSLVTTYLVVLNFAILPSLQQFNKVLAYEVRMLMTDRLQLEDGTQLEVPPAFRREIYRELGISLYTNAAAEESGLRWAQHYEFLSQQMAQQLGGPTDVRVEVNKNSPVVWLKTWLSPDIWVRVPLTEIHQGDFSPLFRYTLAIMLLAIGGAWLFIRIQNRPLVELEHAAVQVGKGIIPPPLREYGASEVRSVTRAFNQMASGVKQLADDRTLLMAGVSHDLRTPLTRIRLATEMMSGQDGYLAESINKDIEECNAIIEQFIDYLRTGQEMQFEVADLNGVLGEVVAAESGYEREIESAVMPSELMLDINPLAIKRAAANMVVNAARYGNGWIKVSSGRELQRAWFQVEDDGPGIEPDQLKHLFQPFVRGDSARSTSGTGLGLAIVQRIIDAHQGTLEIGRSDRGGLKIRAWLPLPPVNTLPGTPAP
- the greB gene encoding transcription elongation factor GreB; this encodes MKTKLITREGYDLLKQELDFLWREERPDVTKKVTWAASLGDRSENADYQYNKKRLREIDRRVRYLTKCLEQLRIVDYSPQQDGKVFFGAWVEVENDDGEIKRFRIVGYDEIFGRNDYISIDSPMARALLKKEVGDAATVHTPLGEALWYVNEITYSKPA
- the ompR gene encoding two-component system response regulator OmpR; protein product: MQENYKILVVDDDMRLRALLERYLTEQGFQVRSVANAEQMDRLLTRESFHLMVLDLMLPGEDGLSICRRLRSQSNPMPIIMVTAKGEEVDRIVGLEIGADDYIPKPFNPRELLARIRAVLRRQANELPGAPSQEEAVIAFGKFKLNLGTREMFREDEPMPLTSGEFAVLKALVSHPREPLSRDKLMNLARGREYSAMERSIDVQISRLRRMVEEDPAHPRYIQTVWGLGYVFVPDGSKA
- the hslR gene encoding ribosome-associated heat shock protein Hsp15 — encoded protein: MKEKPTDGVRLDKWLWAARFYKTRAIAREMIEGGKVHYNGQRGKPSKLVESGAELTLRQGNDERTVVIQAVSDKRGPAGDAQLLYLETAQSIEKREKVALARKLNALSMPHPDRRPDKKERRDLMKFKNSGEGAE